GCAGTTGCGGCAGCGTCTGGTCGATGGCGTTCAGGGTTACGGTGCCGGCAATGCCGGGGTGGATGTCGACATTCAGCTTGGCGTCGCGGGCGAGGGCGAAGAGCAGTTCCTGAACCTTCACGTCCTTGACGACGACGCTGTAGGTTTCGGCTTTGGCGGCGGGTTTCGGTTTGGGCAGGGCAACCGATTGCTGTACCGGTTGCGGAATATTCGACTTGGCGGCCGGGGCGCTGTTTGCTCCGATATGGCCGCTCGAGGGCGGTTTCGTCTGCGGCGTGGCGCAGGCACCCAGCAATGTCGCCACAATCAGTGGGGCTATCGTTTTAAATGTCATGGCGAGCCACAGGGTTGCGCCTCCTTCGAGAGGACGGGTGATTTAGCATAGCACATTAGAATTGATTTGCAACTATCTGATTTACATGCCAATCAATAACCGAAAATGCTGCATTGTGTCAATTCCTCAAACGGCGGACCTGGCGCGGATAGGGACCATAGGTTTTAAGGGTTGCCGGCAGTCCGGCGATGGCCTTGCTGGCTGCATCGCGGGAGGGATATTCGCCGTAAATGACCCCCAGGCGCCGGGTGCCCTTGCTTTCGGCCGTATAGACCCGGACGGCGTCGGCATCGGCGGCCCTGGAGGCGCCGGCAATGAAGCGTTCCACCTGGCCTGCGCTGCCGGCATCGGTGCTGAGCAGTTGAATGAACCACTGCCGGTCGTTTGTCGCTTCCAGCCATTTCTTCGTTTTTTCAATGTGTTGCCGGGTGAGTGGGCCGAAGCCGGATTCCCTGGCCGGGGGAGCCGCCGGGTTTTGGTCGGGGGCGCTGCCGGTGGTTGCGGCGGCGGGTTCGGGCTTCGTCTCGGCGGCCGGCACAGGGGCGGTTGGGGCTGGCGCGCCTGCCGGTTCGGCGCTCGCCATTGGCGGGCTCGCCGACGCGGGACTTGCCTGGGGCGGCATGGGGGCTGCCTGGACGGGGGCGACAGGGGGCGCCGGGGCGGCGGGCCTTGCCTCCTGGGCGGGTTCGCCGAACTGATAATAGGCCAGCCCCCCGCCAACAAGCAGCAAGGCTGCCGCCGCGCCGCCCAGCCAGAGGCCGAGGCGGGGCATGACGGAGCCGCGGAACTCGGCGTCGCGGATGGCGGCCTTGACGTGGGCTGCGGTGATCTGGTGGGTGTTGCCGGCAAAGGCGGCGAGCAGCGCCTTGTCGCACAGGATGTTGATGCGGCGGGTGAGGCCGAGCGAGGCGCCGGCAATCAGCTTGAGGGCGGCCGGCGAGAACACGTCCGGCCCCCTGTAGCCGGCGGCGCGCATGCGGAAGTTGATGTACTGGGCGACGTCGGCGCGCACCAGCGGCTCGAGGGTGAAGTTGTGCGTGATGCGCTCCTTGAGCTGGCGCATCTCGGTGCGGCCGAGGACTTCGTTGAGCTCGGGCTGGCCGAAGAGGACGATCTGCAGCAGCTTGTGGCGGTTCGATTCGAGGTTGGAGAGCAGGCGGATCTCTTCCAGCGTTTCCGCCGGCATGGCATGCGCTTCGTCGATCAGCACCACGACCTGGCGGCCCTGCGCATAGAGGTCGATCAGGTGCTCCTGCAGGGCGCGCATGACGGCGCTGACGCGGTTGGTGGCGAGGTTGACCTGCAGTTCGTCGGCGAGGGTAAACAGGATCTCGTCGCGCGACAGGGACGGGTTGGCGAGGTGGATCGTCTCGACGTTTTCCGGCAGCCGCTCCATCAGCACCCGGCACAGCATGGTCTTGCCGCTGCCGACCTCGCCGCTCACCTTGACGATGCCCTCGTCGTGGGTGATGGCGTAGAGCAGTGCTTCCAGGGTGGCGCCGCGGTTGGCGCCCTCGAAGAAGAAATCCGTGTGCGGCGTGATGCGGAACGGCGCTTCTTTCAGGCCGAAATGTTCAAGGTACATGGTGCGGCGGTTTCTCCCCTCTTCTCAAGCCGTTTTCGACGCGGCGCCCAGTTCACGCTCCAGCACTTCCATGCGGTTATACAGCGTGGTGCGGTTGATGCCCAGCAATTTGGCGGCCTGGCTGACGTTGCCATGGGTCAGCTTGAGCGCCGCCTGGATGTAGCCCTGTTCCCAGCGCAGCAGGGTGTCGTCGAGGTTGAAC
The window above is part of the Denitratisoma sp. genome. Proteins encoded here:
- a CDS encoding AAA family ATPase, with protein sequence MYLEHFGLKEAPFRITPHTDFFFEGANRGATLEALLYAITHDEGIVKVSGEVGSGKTMLCRVLMERLPENVETIHLANPSLSRDEILFTLADELQVNLATNRVSAVMRALQEHLIDLYAQGRQVVVLIDEAHAMPAETLEEIRLLSNLESNRHKLLQIVLFGQPELNEVLGRTEMRQLKERITHNFTLEPLVRADVAQYINFRMRAAGYRGPDVFSPAALKLIAGASLGLTRRINILCDKALLAAFAGNTHQITAAHVKAAIRDAEFRGSVMPRLGLWLGGAAAALLLVGGGLAYYQFGEPAQEARPAAPAPPVAPVQAAPMPPQASPASASPPMASAEPAGAPAPTAPVPAAETKPEPAAATTGSAPDQNPAAPPARESGFGPLTRQHIEKTKKWLEATNDRQWFIQLLSTDAGSAGQVERFIAGASRAADADAVRVYTAESKGTRRLGVIYGEYPSRDAASKAIAGLPATLKTYGPYPRQVRRLRN